The genomic region attaatttaagaattatataaatgataatttatgattaaacagcaatataaaaatgttttaaattattaatacatgaccattaaattttaaaaagaatattatatgtTTAAGGAAGGACACACTAACGAACATATAGTTATTGGTataaacatttattaattaatgattttttttttacttctgttaatataattaatattaactcaacgttgttttttttagtattattatcTTTACAAACTAACATGTATTTTTAATGAGAGACTATGTTACTTGAGTTAGGTaggatgattatttttttcttttttataatcacTATAATTAGTATCTTTAGATCTTTCGTGAGACCTAATGTATTCTACAAAACTTTAACCATTTAAgcttataatcaaattaatcatttgatccttattgttttttcttaagAGTGTATTTTATGTAAatcaaaaagattttttttttctataaatgtgTGTTGTCAACTGAACTATACCAACAAAaatcttcaaatatttaatactattgCTTACTCAATATACTTAAAATTCAAGTTAAGTCATCAATTGATTACAAACACTCTTAGCCCACCTAAATTAGAGTACTGATCCTCTATAATAGATTAGAGCATTATTTGgagtaataaaatttttattgaccagttttaattttaaatcatataCCTAATTGCATCAGATTCATTCTCTATAATATCCATCAATGcatcattttaataataattttttttataaaaaatgaatttgatgTAATTAGGTGTATGGTTTAAGACTAAAATTCACCAATAAAAATTCTACTTCTTTAATATACTGTAGAGGGTCTGCACTCCCTAAATTATTGGCCTCACGTGCTAGCTTCATTGAGATAGGTGTGAGGAGGAAGTATAGTTTCGGATCGACTAGATCATATAACATAAATAGAGcttacaaaatttaaacaagCCCTTTTTTTATGGTTAAGCAATCCTTATCTACAAGTCAGTTTGTGGGATTGagatatgataaataaaaaataaaacctattataataaaaatagaaagcaaaaaagatacAAGGTTTTTGTTAGTATAGGtaacaataaaatgaaaactttTTTTAGTGCAATAGGCTatattaacattaatattttctttgttaagGTGTCACATTATTTTAgcgattttttatttagttttaaacTTATGATCCAAAACTTTGGTTAGCGCAAACCATGCAATAATGTAGTTCGACCTTTGTGTATGTCATCCTTGTGCTGGTTTGGCTTTTTATttctcaaataataaaattattttgctataaaaaatctaaaatgtgAGTATCTGCTCTATTttgttcaatatatatatatcaacatcGTATTCACGAGTAACCTACTGGTGGGAGTAAAATTTTCATGATATTTAGGGGGCAAAACAGAGGCCCgtaaaacttataaatttttttgtgccCACGAAAACCATGCATGCAAAACTGAATTTCCATCGTCATATCCATTTCTTTTATGAACCATCGTCATCTATTTTAAAGCATCTTCTAGCTACTTTAAAACTTTGCAAGCTGATGAGTTTTTGAATGAAATGCATGAACCATATGTACAATAATATTGGATTTGGTCCCATGCAAGTCTGTTGTTACTTGTACCCGTGGTGCAGCAAAAATCATCGTCATGTGCCACATGACGTCTTGAATAGAACGCACAGCCAATGGCCAACGGAAAAATATCCTCTCTTGTTATTGGAAGAGTCCAATAGAAGAGTGATAGACACATGAAATTTGTGGGTCTCATTGTGGATCGGACCAATATTCAACCAATATCATAATATCAAGGTAtctaatcaattaattaaattggtacatatatgttataaattataattataaaattttcccAGACCCTTTTATGCTTTTAGACTTTGCATGCTTGTATATAAGCAATTTCAATGTAGTAGCTTTAGACTttagcttaattaattaatggtgCAACTTATactttaaatataaatcaaaaaTGGCGAAGCTAAACTTTGGCAATGGCTTTGGTTTCGGATGCTTTCTTTATAATTGCGCTTCCATCTTTTATAAGCAAGTTGAGAACGCATGCATTATTATGCTTATGCATGTTGCCCTCAGATCTCAACAATCTCCTTTGACCTACTATTAAGAGTTTGGCAACGTGATTATTTCGGAGAATCGTGTTTGTTAAGTGGTGCAATCTAGTCTGTAAAGTAAAGATCATCAAAAGCTTAAACAATCAATCTCCTACTTTGAATTGGTTTTGGATATTTTGCATAAAAAGTTCTTTGCCAAAACTCAAAAAAGTCCAAGCACTGATTAAAAACGACAGCTTAAATTCAAACCACCTTATGATAAACAAGTGCGTTAAtttgtacaaataaaaaaaaaaaaactaatgtgtTTAAGTTTTATGCGGATTTACCCTAAATTGATTAATTGTGCAATAGATTCATGTATCAGTGAAGGAACTTAAAGACTCGTTAGACCTAGGAGTGACCCATACGTTGACTAAATGAGAGTTTATTTTAGATGAAAAATAAGAGTTATATTTAGTGGGTGTtacaattatattattgttatttttttcctttcaggTTTCTCTTCTTTAACACATTCAACAGCGTTCCTATAGGTAACCAAACAAAATCTTATTGATTTATAGCTTGTGCTAAAATTAATACTTGTATAGTATATATGTAACAAACTATGAATGGAATTGTACAAAtccttaatttttcttaattttatatctaTCCATATATATGTTGAATTGTGAATTCTCACTTCTTATATTGTTGTGGCATTTATGGGGATAAGAATTATACagtaattgattttaaattcattGGCTCATTATTTACATGAGTTtaccaaatttattaaaaattattcaaaaaggGTTTAATAGAAAGTTAACTCATAAAATCATAAAAGTTTTAAAGTTAACTCGACAATTTGACgattatgataaataaaaaataggattaATAATTACTATCTATTTTCTCATACTCTTACATAAAAGAAAACTAACAtcccattatatatatatatggacctTTATTTTCTGAACAAACACAACATCTTTCGTACAACTTGATCTTTTTAACGGAGAAAGGTTGAGCCGTTGAGGTCGATCAACGACAATAATGGTTTTGGCTTTGGTTTTGTGGATTTGATTTAAAAGTAACTAATTATAGGAAACTTACACATGCATGCATTTGTATTTTGTATGTGTGTCTAATCAAAATCAGAAGAGGTGCACACTTTAGCAGCTGCAGGCACcagattttattatattatattttgggAAACATGAGCTTAGGAGTTGTGCAATCTAGGTTGTAAAGATCGATGGATCGGTTAGTTCAAAATAACTATATAATAACTTGGGTATTTTACGTACTTCTAGCAAAGTATATagtaaatgttataaaaagtctCAGCACTGAGAAAACGACCATCGCATAACTCACATAAGGTAGTGCGTTCGGGCTTTTTGGCTTTCCTCTTTCTTTGTTATGATATGGCCCTTTCCTTATGTTTTATTGTTTGGATGGAGgagaatataatatttttatgatgttaatttcttgaaaaaaatctttccttttacttttttcttctaatctaattttcaaacttttatctccttttttattttcgtgTAAATTTAAAGTATGACaatcaattaatatattattttataactttttttatttcgtgtaaaatatttagaaaaaataaactaaaattagagTAATTTCTGCTTCTTAACACTCTACACGAGagtgactttttttaaaaaatctaacacTGATTGAGAATATCCAACAACATTTATATAatgctaaatttttttataatagtacACACAACATATAACAACATTAAAATCAAATACACGCGcttaaaactaacaaactaacaatccTAAAATTAGAAACAATGAAAGATGTGTCATCTTGTTACATGGACAAAGTGACATTTCTTTTACCATATATTTAGTATGTGACCAAGGGAGTAAATGACTAATTATCCTTTTTGTAGAAGAAATGTTGCTTTCCATGGTTGGCCAAGGTAGGCCGATCGAAAGGCCCAAAACTAAGACGAGTTCTAGGGTGGATAGGTCCCTTCCATCATGGgaaagccttttttttaaaaaaaagtcataaattaaaaatcggATTACAATAATTATCAGAAAATAGTAAATATGAGTAGTATAAGTAATAAATTAGAACAAAGTCATAcaaatttagttaattaaaaataaattaacattaaatgaCTATATTCTACGTTTTTGTGAATAGAAAAAAGTCAATTATTATAAGAGgctagtaataaaaatttataaattaacccCATGCATAGAATTTTGTAACTAAGCATTGGATCTCTGTATGATTAAAAAAAGGTTTACTTtttcatctaataaaaaatctaaaaggcACATAaaaaagaggggggggggggggggggaattaGAATAACCTATTCAAACGTTACACGTAAAACATAGAGTCATGATGATATTAGTTATGGTTATTTCCCTTtgcacataaaaatatttagtagtatttctttttattaaattatagtaatttatgatttttttattaatttactttAGCATGTAGTATTCAGTATGTTTTGTGTTCCCTTCAGTTAATTAATTAGgagtattttcaaaaaattacaaTCAAACAGGAAATTTCCTCAAAAGTATGTGTCATGCTTCGAGTTTTGAATAGAGCTAATTAACATTCATCCCCCAAACATTCTACCAAAGAAAAGGgggaaatgttaaaaaaattcattgctcacaatttattattaattcttaGAATACAATAATTATGtgacttttttttctattaagggCAAAAGGCGGCTTGAGCTGTGACAAAGAAAACTTCTTTCCCGGCAACTTCTCTGCCCATGTGATTTTTCTCAATAAGAACCTTAAATTTAGGGTtgaaaagagaaaggaagatAATATAAATGTGCCAATATACATAGAAAGGGCATGCAGAGCATGaaccaaattaaaaaagtgacaaaagtcataacttttgacacaaTTTATCAGATTGAAAGGGTGTAAAAGATTGGCAACTTAAACCACAATTCATGCATACATGTTTTTGAGCTATGAATTGCATACAAGGCACATAAGTTCATAACTTCAAAGAATCTAAATTTGTAATATTGTAGCATTTGACAGCTTCTCATAAGTTATATCCgtgctttattttatatattttgatttcagCCGTCGTTTTCCCGTGATCGTAGAACACTAGAACATACTTTGGTTCCTCCATTAAaccatataattataaaatatataccaAGATTGAAATCATGTATGTTAGTATTTTGTATGATCTCTACGGAAGTACcattcaatgtcttttgtcttgaCAGCCTGCTGACAAATTTTCAACCCTTTTGAGCTTCAAATGTTTTTATGTCCATCTTTCGCTTTtcctttgtgtttttttttttcaaagtgcaatttcaatacaaaagtttttcttcaattatttgATCAAATGACGATCCAGCTATTCTTTTTAACTGAAAAAACTAGAGAAATTGTGCGATGCAAGTGAGCGCAAGTGTATGTCCATCTTTTGCTTTCCCACAATGTAATACAAGACCTGTTTATATCAATCATTCaattcatctatttttttttttgaaaaaaaatgtaataaatataataagaagAATATTTAATCGACATAAGGTCATGATATAGTGATTGTTATTACGTGATTATCCCGATAGGCCATGTGTATATGagtgagtaattttttttaatcatattactGATGTGAAACTGAGGTCCCTCATGTAAAGATATCATTATGTGTCAAGTTTTGAGATTTGGTctgtcttgtgctaaattttgGCAGTCATTCTCTTTTTTCAATAAGCCGTTGATATAAATTTTGGCCAAAAATCTTAGTTGATAACTAATTATGTATAGTCATTTTTTTACTTACATCTTTTAAAATACTTTCCAAATCGACTTATTCTCGTGCAGATATATAGTAATTTTAATACCATTTTGTACTCTGTGGAGATCTAAGGCACATTCAGAGTTATTACCcacattttaattaaacaaaagttttattatatcccaattataaaatataacaaaaaatatttaactaaatttaaataaaacattataaattacgttaaaatatgtaaatggtcccttaacttattttttattttaaattggtcttttaacttttaaaagttttaaaataattttcttatttatttaattcatgACAACTTAATCATTTCATAAAACTGttcgtttttaattttttggcatgattttgaatttttttattgatttaattttattgattcaagatgtgaaattatgtttaaatcattttcaatttgctaatttttttacctataacttaatttttcaaaGTTTTGTCTAAATTACCATTTTGGATTTAGTTTCTCCTTGGAATAAGACTTTTAGGCATGCCATTCACTTGCCAAAGAAGGCTAGGATGGGCTATAAGGTGGGATGTCTAAAGGGTACCATtgtaggtaaaaaaaattaaaatttgtttacaGGTAATAACtactattaaattaattaattaattaacaattaggTGTAAAATGAGTTATTAAAGCTTGATTAACATAAATATTCATACTAATTACATTACTGATGTGTCGGTGACACTTTGAATTTAATTTGGGTAgttaagaataatttaaaagattccttataattaattttgttcttgACTGTTGATTTACTTTCACAGTGAAATATCACACTAACATACATCATAATCTTgattttagcaaaaaaaatatattaaaacttgcacacaaatatatatatatatatatatatatatataaaattttctcaagcaaatttatattttctcttatgattattttaaatatgtttttaaattacatatttaaaaatgatctaTCACACTAACTATCTTACACTTAAATCTTCTATACCAATTAAGTCATTAAGCTTGCAGTTTGTTTCCTAATTATTCATAAAACTGAGTAAATTACAGTCGTTATCTCAAAagttatgtaaaattatataaatatatcattcttttttaaccattataatatatttcttgTAAAGGATGTTAGtgtaatatataaagaatatTAATATAGTTTCAAACATTAGGGAGATGTTAGTAAACATATAAGGAAATATTAGTATAATATATAAGGAAGCGTTGGTGCaatgttttaaatataaaaaaggtttaatataagaatttaaaaataaaataaaatagtgatatatataatttgaaaaaagctCACGAAATACAAATGTAATTTGCTCTAAACTTTTCTATTTACTACTTTGAGGTATTGTTTTTCTCCCTGAAAGCAACAGGTACTATATTGTGTTGTTAAGTAAGCAACAGGTACTATTTGATCAAACATTAATTCAAattctcatttttcttattcaattagcaaattttatatttttaaattcaaagtTTTTAACCCAACCACCACGTCTTTTCCTATTcttacatttaaatatttttttaatttatacttcTTTGGATTCaaactgaattttgaaaaactagAGCATAGCATTGCACTTCTAGACTAACTAAATACTCGACGCGTTGAAACACTTAATTGAGTACATAATAATTGAGTATGTAACAACGCGTTAATACGAAATTCCGGTTAAATTACATCTACCTATGATATATGAAATCCTATAGGAAAGAAACTAGAAAGTGTAGTACTCGATGCGTTGAAACACGTAATTGAGTACATAATAATACTAACTAATAAACCCATAAGCAAATTATTGAGTACAAACAAATTATGTCACCCTTTATCAAGTGTTTCCGTGGCAGCAAGAAATTTTAgcaaaaagaggaagaaagggCAAGAACCCCTTCTGAACCTTCCAATGTTAATCACTTAATCCACAAGGAAGGGTTGTAGGGGAACATTATATACACTAAACTGAACAAAGGTGCACGTGTCCCCAACAAGAGATTTTTTATGTAGCTTCGTGGCTCATATTTGAATGAAGCTtccctcattttttttcctggcAAAGACCAACGATGAATTTCATTGTCATTGAAAAAGGACAGAACCAAATGGGTCCCTTGTTGGCTGTTCAATGTTTAAGCCAGATCATGTTTTTTGGCCGTTGAATTTCTTGTATTATAACAATCCAATTAAACACGGCGTGCTCTAGCTGTACTTGAGTTGAACACGTCAACTACTTACACATTTCAACACTTTTGAAACGATGGCATTCATTTTAATTCCatcaaaacccctcaattatttatttaatgactttaattcacattttttttaaaaaacggaTGTATAGTAATTAGTAATGGAATTCATAGGAGCGTTTGTTGTGTCCATTTGAAAACAACACCCACTCTCTTATAATTCTTTATATGCCTTTTGCAACACTCTatcaacattaaaataaataaacaaaaccacTATATATAATCTTCTCTTCACCTTCCACTTCCTCACCCCGGGTTCTGCGAGGTGTGTGGCAAGCCTCGCAGATTCAAGAAACCCAtctcttaatttctttatttccttttcaaatatatAGTACTACTACTCCTTTCATTATTTGCTATATTAGTAATATCTCTTTTCACATACTTATATAACTATAGTcataatcattattattattagtatttagtTTGAGAAATGGAGGTACATTCTCCCGTTGTGGCCAAGAGATTATGGAATGTGTTGAGGGTAACCTTCTTCATGATAAGGAAGGGTTTGATCTCAAAGAGAAAGATGATCATGGATATGAATTTGATGATGAAGAAAGGGAAGGTGGTGAGAAAATCTCTTAGCAATCTCATGTCTTcacatcaccaccaccacaaccATAAGAGCGTGACACATGGCGGCGGCTTAGGGGTGCATTATGAATTCTCATGTAACAATAGTCCAAATCTAAATTTTTTCAACATGCCAAAGCGCAAGCACCATTTCAACTTCCCCTGCATCCATGCCCCAGAGGTTCTAGAGGAGGAATTAGAAGAACATGATTTTTCATTCGAAGTTGAAAGTGATGTTGTGCCTAATAAGGCTGTGGTCACCGTGCCCAAGACCCCAGAATACATGTACAACTTTCTTGTTGAGAAAAAGAGTCCTCTTCTCTCACCATTCTCTGTGAGGGTCTCCAATTACTCTGCATTGGATGAAAATGAAGACATTGGAAATGACCATGTCGATGATCAGGCTGAGGATTTCATCAGAAGGTTCTATGAACAGCTTAGGACGCAAAGCCCCGTGCAATTCCTCCGTTACCAAGAGATGTAAATTAAGACGAAACAGAAGCATGTAGttaattatgataataataatgaccATGCAGTTGTTGATAAATGCTCTACTAGTGCAGAATGCGATCAGTTACATGTTGCAATATTGCAGAGCATTTTTCTTAGAATATTGGTGTCTGAAATTTTGGATTTTGTTGTCCTTGTAAATTGGTGTTGTGCTGTTTATTATCCATAATCGTTTTTGgtaattgaatatttttgtttcattctgTAATTgagttgttttttgttttatttgtcaCTTTAAAAACctgaaaaaatataacttttttaataagGACATTTtcgttaaagaaaattattttcccataattatttgtataattagTTTTCTCTAATCAAGAGCATttttaagagtttttcagaTTTTATTAATTGTCAATCACtttcaatttatcatttttattcttaaaataatatttttaaaaataatctaatattaaaaataactttatattagaatataaattatttcttaaaaaatataaatataaattatatatcataaatctaaaatataatttataaattaaaaaaaatatttacaaattttaattataatatttttattaaaagacacaaattttaattataaattaaatatgatttatgcagccaacaaattttatttatataaaaataaatatttatcatatgcattgcaaatctaaaatcttagtAATATTTAGTCGAGGAGTAGTATAAAATTCAATCTATGTAAGTTTTCCTGGTGAGTAACTCAAGGTATAAGGTATACTCAATTACTAATGTTGTGTTCTGTAACAAAGGATATGCGAAACGTTGGTTTGCACGTCTCACCTCTCTGCCATGGTGTTACAACTTACAACGTTGTGGGCATGTAGGTGGGGAACCGTGGAACTTTGGACAACATTTTCTTCTGTGTTTGCCTTTACATAAAACAGTGTTTCAGACATGTGTGACCCCACCTACCAGCTCCTGCATTTTCAACTACCATTAACACTTtgcattttgattttcatttattCACCGCATGTTGTGTTTGGTTTTTTGTCTGCATGCTATCGCTCCTCTCCCTAGGGGTAGCTAATTTTTATAAGTTCCATGTTCAATGGGTGCACATTGGATTTGGATGATCTGTGTGAAAGTATAAAATATGCTAGAAGATGTGGAAGCTAGCTTGCAATTTCGGTGTAGTTGTTATATTGAATTTGGTGTTGATTGCACGTTTGAACTTGTCAATATAGTAACAAGTAAAGAAAAGAATTAAATGGGATAAAATTAATGGTCTCAATTTGGTAGGAAATTGTTTGAGATCCCACCTCCACCAATGCTACTATGAGATTAATGTATACAAGTGGGGGTGGAAAATAATTCTCAGGAGACTTATTTTGTGTAAAGTTGAGTTAGGATACAAATTGAAAGTTAGAAAGTCTAAAAGGATATTAAAACTTATCTtaacaattattattgttatcaaattattttagacAATTGTTATTTATATCTCTGCTTTACTAGCGTACCTCCCTTGAGTTTTTATTCCACAATTACCCTCTTCCCCGAACCTTATTTCCGCTTGTGTTAACCTTTCAAAAACGAGTTTCCCGAATGCAATTTCCATAAGTGTTTGGAGCAAGGGAAGCGGTGACTCACAATGCACGCCCCCAATGGTTCTTTCAAAGATGTAAATGGTAATTTGGAAGAGAAGCTTGATGAGCTTTGCTAGCTAATGGGAAAAGAGGATGGTGATCCATCAAATTGTTGGTGTTGGAGTTGGGGCATGGATAAGAGTATTCACTATTATATTGGAGGAGGCTTATACGGTGGCTTAAGAGAAAAAGGTTATGATAAGAATAAGGAGAAGACTTGGAAGAACAGTTGATAGGGGCCCGACTAAGCACTTGTTTGAGGTGATCAATTCGAGGGAGGATGTGTTATGGAAGCTGATTAGGCAATGTGCATATTTGAAGTATGAAGTATGTCGAGGGAAGATGAGGTGATAGTGTCCTTTATGCAGATGAACATGAACATGATTGATACCCCTCTTTGCCCTCTAAGGTAGTGATAAGCCTGATGGAGGCTGTGTGGGATGCTGGCATTATGGTTAATAGCTTACCATCAACAAAAAACTCGTGAGGtatttgaagaaattaattagCGAGTATTGTAAAGAGTCAAAGAGAGAATCATAGTGCTTGTCATCATTTCCTTGGAAAAGGGTGTGCAGGTTGAATTGCGGCCTGAACCGTGAATAATAACCACCACTCTAATTATGTTcatttcattgtttatttttgtagTGAATTATATAGTTTGGGTTCTCTTCACTTTAAAGTTTGAAGTTTGTTGTATCCATATATTTTTAGGagatttgtttttcttaaaactCTTAACTTCattatgttataaattattttgttttggcacaataaatttttaaaaaattttattgttatccTTTATATGcctaaaagtttcattttaatattttttaatttttcactaaaaacattaataattcactaattttgttaaattaatttttttgaaataaaaatttaaaatagcagATACTAAACAAAAACTTCAGTCACGAACAACAACACATCAACACATCCTTCTCCCAACCAAGGAATCAAACAAGTAAGAGTACAAAGTATagtcttaattatttttgtgtttgaatgcaaaagatttttgaaaaattaaggagATGTGTGACAAACAGAGAAATCAGAACAAATAAAGAGAGTTGTAAGTGGTAAGGTGGCAAGAATCTGGGGTCTATGGATGGCGATCGGGTGACAGTGTGTGGATagtggtttatgggatggaagaaCGGGATGCGTGATAGTAGAGATATTGGTCGCGCATGGTGACATTAGGGTGGTGTTGGGGTTGCGCTCATCTCGGCCTCCTCAATTGCCCCACCTCACAGTACTTAGCTCCTTCTCCAGATACAAGAAGGCTTATTCGGCCTCCTCAGTTGCGCCACCATCTTGGGCGACAAGAGCAACCACGGCATCTAAAGCAAGGGAATAATTTGGGGGCATGTGAACGACCGGAAGTAGATGAAGGATTGTGAGATGTGATCTAGAACGTTTCCACGCTTTCACGCTGCCCGCACACTCTTCCACTCCATGCCGCCCAGCATCATTGTTCCCAGAACTCTATGGTTGTGTGTGTTCAACATGATGACCACATCGTTTCTCAGATCTAGATCTAGATGTGGAGGCAAGATTTTTCGTTTCTCTTTGTGTTCAATGAGGAAAGGATTGGTTATGTGTGGGGAGTGGTTAagatagtgaaaaaaaaaagagattggCAGAGGTAAGTGTTGGGTAAGAGTAATTTGTATGAAGGTCATGAAAAAATGAATCCCTGGGGATGTTGTGTGTATTGTGTAGGTGAAGGGAGATTAAGGTTCAGTTGAAGATTTGCTCCCACTGGGTGGTGTTGGTTGTGGGATAAATTATACTCATCCCAAT from Glycine soja cultivar W05 chromosome 16, ASM419377v2, whole genome shotgun sequence harbors:
- the LOC114389727 gene encoding uncharacterized protein LOC114389727; translation: MEVHSPVVAKRLWNVLRVTFFMIRKGLISKRKMIMDMNLMMKKGKVVRKSLSNLMSSHHHHHNHKSVTHGGGLGVHYEFSCNNSPNLNFFNMPKRKHHFNFPCIHAPEVLEEELEEHDFSFEVESDVVPNKAVVTVPKTPEYMYNFLVEKKSPLLSPFSVRVSNYSALDENEDIGNDHVDDQAEDFIRRFYEQLRTQSPVQFLRYQEM